From a single Miscanthus floridulus cultivar M001 chromosome 8, ASM1932011v1, whole genome shotgun sequence genomic region:
- the LOC136475966 gene encoding uncharacterized protein translates to MVSVNLGLVHYVLDHIYGTLLHRTKLGTPFFSKGWGGTKLDLLEKMVKQLFPEAHCQNWPPTAVQPMWKTVWETNSSCLREGVFRTTCDERLIDALPLESHNARVAFLTPKNVTPEKMSCVVHLAGTGDHTFERRLRLGGPLLKNNIATMVLESPYYGQRRPSMQRGAKLQCVSDLLLLGKATIDEARSLLYWLQTEAGYSKMGVCGLSMGGVHAAMVGSLHPTPIATLPFLAPHSAVVPFCEGVYKYATAWDVLREDAAALTQDVTSLAENAAQKTGITIEQVRDRLRSVLSLTDVTRFPVPKNPQAVIFVGATDDGYIPRHSVMELQKAWPGSEVRWVTGGHVSSFFLHNDAFRKAIIDALDRL, encoded by the exons ATGGTATCAGTTAATCTTGGGTTAGTGCATTATGTACTGGACCACATATATGGAACTCTTCTTCATCGCACCAAACTAGGAACACCATTTTTCTCAAAAGGATGGGGAGGTACCAAACTTGATTTGCTAGAAAAGATGGTGAAGCAGCTGTTTCCGGAGGCACATTGCCAAAACTGGCCACCAACTGCTGTGCAGCCTATGTGGAAAACAGTATGGGAGACAAACAGTTCTTGTCTGCGAGAAGGTGTTTTCAGGACTACATGTGATGAGCGACTAATTGACGCATTGCCCCTTGAGAGTCACAATGCAAGAGTTGCTTTTCTTACCCCTAAAAATGTTACACCTGAGAAGATGTCATGTGTGGTCCATCTTGCAG GCACTGGTGATCACACATTTGAGCGCAGGCTTCGGCTCGGTGGGCCTCTTCTTAAGAACAATATTGCAACTATGGTTCTTGAGAG CCCCTATTATGGACAGCGACGTCCTAGCATGCAGCGTGGTGCAAAGCTCCAGTGTGTCAGTGACCTGTTACTTTTAGGGAAAGCCACAATTGATGAAGCTCGCAGTCTCCTTTACTGGCTGCAGACTGAGGCTGGTTACAGCAAGATGGGCGTATGTGGGCTCAGCATGG GTGGAGTACATGCTGCAATGGTGGGATCCCTGCATCCTACACCAATTGCCACACTGCCATTTCTCGCTCCACACTCTGCTGTGGTACCTTTCTGTGAAGGGGTCTACAAATACGCCACAGCTTGGGATGTTTTGAGAGAAGATGCTGCAGCGTTAACTCAAGATGTAACATCTTTGGCAGAAAATGCTGCACAGAAAACTGGGATTACTATCGAACAAGTCAGAGATAGGTTGCGGTCAGTGTTGTCTTTGACTGATGTCACTCGATTCCCAGTCCCAAAGAACCCACAGGCGGTCATCTTTGTTGGTGCAACG GATGACGGTTATATTCCCAGACATTCAGTCATGGAGCTCCAGAAGGCATGGCCAGGTTCAGAAGTCCGGTGGGTAACAGGCGGCCATGTTTCCTCTTTTTTCCTCCACAATGACGCATTTCGCAAGGCCATCATCGACGCCCTTGATAGATTGTAA
- the LOC136475965 gene encoding LOW QUALITY PROTEIN: transcription factor TGAL9-like (The sequence of the model RefSeq protein was modified relative to this genomic sequence to represent the inferred CDS: deleted 1 base in 1 codon) — protein MGDRTWQQPHEQAPYPDTGTMVQASSSSVHGSIIRKEPGGGYDMAEFDQALFLYLNSQDQASVIQNQPQTLNIFPSQPMHVVEPVPKGSMGTNNTASNAGPSKQQQPPPPSNHPSRTTTLAAGLPPPNNKDGGKPAAVKREGSSGGAMGSGTPSTSNNQQEGRPRTSNAKTLRRLAQNREAARKSRLRKKAYIQNLETSRIRLAQLEQDLHRSRTQINQGAVFGGGALSAGCSGGLSPEAAWFDMEHARWQEEHGKMMRHLRAALEAEHAAAATTSTAADAQLLLQLVDAAAAHHGVLAELKAVAARADAFHLVSGAWVSAAERCFLWIGGFRPSELIKIAARHAEPLTEQQAMGVCGVQQWARDAEAALDHELQAMHRSVSEAVSSDAAALLFPYSDVPDFMATMSLAISKLASLDAFVRQADALRLQALHRLPQILTARQSARCFLAIADYSHRLRALSELWHTRPGQVPAASNPAAGPSQRPPYQSRDGLL, from the exons ATGGGGGATAGGACATGGCAGCAGCCACATGAGCAGGCTCCTTATCCAGACACAGGGACGATGGTCCAAGCTTCATCCTCCTCCGTCCATGGCAGCATCAT CAGAAAGGAACCTGGAGGCGGATATGACATGGCCGAATTCGATCAAGCGCTCTTCCTCTATCTTAACAGCCAGGATCAAGCATCAGTTATTCAAAATCAACCTC AAACTCTCAACATCTTCCCTTCTCAGCCAATGCACGTCGTCGAGCCCGTACCAAAG GGATCCATGGGGACTAACAACACGGCGTCGAACGCTGGCCCGTccaagcagcagcagccgccgccgccatcgaacCATCCGTCGAGGACGACGACTCTGGCGGCAGGGCTGCCACCGCCAAATAATAAGGACGGCGGCAAGCCGGCAGCTGTCAAG aGAGAAGGGAGCAGCGGTGGCGCCATGGGAAGCGGGACGCCGTCGACATCGAATAATCAACAGGAGGGCCGCCCCAGGACTTCAAACGCCAAGACGCTGAGAAGGCTCGCGCAGAACAGGGAGGCCGCAAGGAAAAGCAGGCTTAGAAAGAAG GCTTACATTCAGAACCTAGAGACAAGCAGGATTAGGCTGGCCCAGCTGGAGCAAGATTTACACAGATCCAGAACTCAG ATCAACCAGGGAGCAGTGTTTGGTGGTGGAGCTCTTTCTGCAGGTTGCAGCGGCGGACTAAGCCCAG AGGCGGCATGGTTCGACATGGAGCACGCGAGGTGGCAGGAGGAGCACGGCAAGATGATGCGCCACCTGCGGGCGGCGCTGGAGGCGGAGCAcgccgcggcggcgacgacgtCGACGGCGGCAGACGCACAACTCCTCCTGCAGCTGGTGGACGCGGCCGCGGCGCACCACGGCGTGCTGGCGGAGCTGAAGGCCGTGGCGGCGAGGGCCGACGCGTTCCACCTCGTGTCCGGGGCGTGGGTGTCCGCCGCCGAGCGCTGCTTCCTCTGGATCGGCGGCTTCCGCCCTTCAGAGCTCATCAAG ATAGCGGCCCGGCACGCGGAGCCCCTGACGGAGCAGCAGGCGATGGGCGTCTGCGGCGTGCAGCAGTGGGCGAGGGACGCGGAG GCGGCGCTGGACCACGAGCTCCAGGCGATGCACCGCTCCGTCTCGGAGGCCGTCTCCTCCGACGCGGCGGCGCTGCTCTTCCCCTACTCCGACGTGCCCGACTTCATGGCCACCATGTCCCTCGCCATCAGCAAGCTCGCCTCCCTCGACGCCTTCGTCAGACAA GCGGACGCGCTTAGGCTGCAGGCGCTGCACCGGCTGCCGCAGATCCTGACGGCGCGGCAGTCTGCACGGTGCTTCCTCGCCATCGCCGACTACTCCCACCGCCTCCGCGCCCTCAGCGAACTCTGGCACACCCGGCCAGGCCAAGTTCCAGCGGCGAGCAACCCGGCGGCCGGCCCCAGCCAGAGACCGCCCTACCAAAGTAGAGACGGTTTACTATAG